A region of Lichenibacterium dinghuense DNA encodes the following proteins:
- a CDS encoding magnesium chelatase subunit H: MTPKRISEAAEMVPVRVVILSLNGNVAGAVAAAESRLRPEVPGLSLAFHAATDWDRDPASLDRCLADIEAGDVVVVNMMFLEPHIQAVLPALQARRPHCDAMVCFMSAGEVVRLTRVGRFSMDGTNSSGMLSFLKRLRGKSGKGGGPGNADAGAKQMAMLRRLPKILRFVPGTAQDVRAYFLAMQFWLAGSEENFAGMVRLLVGRYAAGPRAHLAGRLGAPAPVEYPDTGLYHPALPGRIATRLDALPATGAGGRVGLLVMRSYVLSGDTGHYDGVIAALEAHGLAVVPAFASGLDSRAAVRAFFMADGRATVDALVCLTGFSLVGGPAYNDAAAAEAMLAEIDVPCIQAQAVEFQTVEDWRASDTGLSPVEATMMVAIPEIDGSTAPTVFGGRGRASAPGVASPMRADPERCAALARRVAKQVALRRSTVAERRVAIVLFNFPPNAGAAGTAAFLSVWRSLLNTLRAMRAEGYAVDVPDSVEALRVRVLEGDAARFGQPGNVAARITAEDHVRREPHLAEIEAQWGPAPGRAQVDGRGIFVLGAQLGNVFVGLQPAFGYEGDPMRLLFERGFAPTHAFSAFYRYIREDFAAHAVLHFGTHGALEFMPGKQVGLSDACWPERLIGDLPNLYLYASNNPSEGAIAKRRSAATLVSYLTPPVTQAGLYRGLVDLKSMIERWRGLDAAAAGERDDLAPAIQAAAAALDLAPEAPAWTGAAVDEVEALRRAVEELELTLIPHGLHAVGEPPSAAERADTLAVMAEMAGGDAPDRATIEAIARADDLPAADAPAPIRELARVDRLLRVDHELPALMRALGGRFIRPAPGGDLVRNPAVLPTGRNLHGFDPFRIPSAFAVDQGRRQAEQVLARYLAESRRVPETVALVLWGTDNLKSEGGPIAQALALLGAVPRFDSFGRLCGAALRPLGELQRPRIDVLMTLSGIFRDLLPLQTTLLAEAAWLAATADEPEDGNFVRKHALRYKAEVGCDMETAALRVFSNADGTYGSNVNLLVDSGAWVGEGELGAAFAARKSFAYDRKGRSTQQAALLQHALADVDLAYQNLESVELGVTTIDHYFDSLGGVSRAAASARGGAPVPVYIADATRGAAKVRSLAEQVALETRSRSLNPKWYEAMLEHGSEGVRQIESQVTNTMGWSATTGQVDPWVYRRLAETFVLDDAMRERLASLNPVASARVANRLIEAQERSYWTPTEAELDALRAAGDELEDRLEGIAPSRQPQGVAA, encoded by the coding sequence ATGACGCCAAAGCGCATTTCGGAGGCCGCTGAGATGGTCCCCGTCCGCGTCGTCATCCTGTCGCTGAACGGCAACGTCGCGGGCGCGGTCGCCGCCGCGGAGAGCCGCCTCCGGCCCGAGGTCCCCGGCCTCAGCCTCGCCTTCCACGCCGCCACCGACTGGGACCGCGATCCCGCCTCGCTCGACCGTTGCCTCGCCGACATCGAGGCGGGCGACGTCGTGGTCGTCAACATGATGTTCCTGGAGCCGCACATCCAGGCCGTGCTGCCGGCCCTCCAGGCGCGGCGCCCCCACTGCGACGCCATGGTGTGCTTCATGTCGGCCGGGGAGGTCGTGCGCCTCACCCGCGTCGGCCGGTTCTCGATGGACGGCACGAACAGCTCGGGGATGCTGTCGTTCCTGAAGCGCCTGCGCGGCAAGTCCGGCAAGGGCGGCGGGCCGGGAAACGCGGACGCGGGCGCCAAGCAGATGGCGATGCTGCGCCGCCTGCCGAAGATCCTGCGCTTCGTGCCCGGCACCGCGCAGGACGTGCGCGCCTACTTCCTCGCCATGCAGTTCTGGCTCGCCGGCTCGGAGGAGAACTTCGCCGGCATGGTGCGGCTGCTCGTCGGCCGCTACGCCGCCGGCCCGCGCGCGCATCTCGCCGGCCGGCTGGGCGCGCCCGCGCCGGTCGAGTACCCCGACACCGGCCTCTACCACCCGGCCCTGCCGGGCCGCATCGCCACCCGCCTCGACGCCCTTCCGGCGACGGGAGCCGGCGGACGGGTCGGCCTTCTCGTCATGCGCTCCTACGTGCTCAGCGGCGACACCGGCCACTACGACGGCGTCATCGCGGCCCTCGAAGCGCACGGCCTCGCGGTCGTGCCGGCCTTCGCCAGCGGGCTCGACAGCCGCGCCGCGGTGCGGGCCTTCTTCATGGCCGACGGCCGGGCGACGGTGGACGCCCTCGTCTGCCTCACGGGCTTCTCGCTCGTCGGCGGCCCGGCCTACAACGACGCCGCCGCGGCCGAGGCGATGCTGGCCGAAATCGACGTGCCTTGCATCCAGGCCCAGGCGGTCGAGTTCCAGACCGTCGAGGACTGGCGCGCCTCCGACACCGGCCTGTCGCCGGTCGAGGCCACCATGATGGTGGCCATCCCCGAGATCGACGGCTCGACCGCGCCCACCGTCTTCGGCGGCCGCGGCCGGGCCTCCGCGCCCGGCGTCGCGAGCCCGATGCGGGCCGACCCCGAGCGCTGCGCCGCCCTGGCGCGGCGCGTGGCCAAGCAGGTGGCGCTCCGCCGCTCGACCGTCGCGGAGCGGCGCGTCGCGATCGTGCTGTTCAACTTCCCGCCCAACGCCGGCGCGGCCGGCACGGCGGCCTTCCTGTCCGTGTGGCGCTCGCTGCTCAACACGCTGCGCGCCATGCGGGCGGAGGGCTACGCGGTCGACGTGCCGGACAGCGTCGAGGCGCTGCGGGTCCGCGTGCTGGAGGGCGACGCCGCCCGCTTCGGCCAGCCAGGGAACGTCGCGGCCCGCATCACCGCCGAGGACCACGTCCGCCGCGAGCCCCACCTCGCCGAGATCGAGGCCCAGTGGGGCCCGGCGCCGGGCCGCGCCCAGGTGGACGGGCGCGGCATCTTCGTGCTCGGCGCGCAGCTCGGCAACGTCTTCGTCGGGCTGCAGCCCGCCTTCGGCTACGAGGGCGACCCGATGCGGCTCCTGTTCGAGCGCGGCTTCGCCCCCACCCACGCCTTCTCGGCCTTCTACCGCTACATCCGCGAGGATTTCGCGGCCCATGCCGTGCTGCATTTCGGCACCCACGGCGCGCTGGAGTTCATGCCCGGCAAGCAGGTCGGGCTCTCCGACGCCTGTTGGCCCGAGCGGCTGATCGGCGACCTGCCGAACCTCTACCTCTACGCCTCCAACAACCCGTCCGAGGGGGCCATCGCCAAGCGGCGCTCGGCGGCGACGCTGGTGAGCTATCTCACCCCGCCCGTCACCCAGGCCGGGCTCTACCGCGGGCTCGTCGACCTGAAGAGCATGATCGAGCGCTGGCGCGGCCTCGACGCCGCGGCGGCGGGGGAGCGCGACGATCTCGCCCCCGCCATCCAGGCCGCCGCGGCCGCGCTCGACCTCGCACCCGAGGCGCCGGCGTGGACCGGCGCTGCGGTCGACGAGGTGGAGGCTCTGCGCCGCGCCGTCGAGGAGCTGGAGCTGACGCTGATCCCGCACGGGCTCCACGCCGTCGGCGAGCCGCCCTCGGCCGCCGAGCGCGCCGACACGCTCGCCGTGATGGCCGAGATGGCGGGCGGCGACGCGCCGGACCGCGCCACCATCGAAGCCATCGCGCGCGCGGACGACCTGCCCGCCGCCGACGCCCCGGCCCCGATCCGCGAGCTCGCCCGCGTCGACCGGCTGCTGCGGGTCGACCACGAGCTGCCGGCGCTGATGCGCGCGCTCGGCGGCCGCTTCATCCGGCCCGCGCCGGGCGGCGACCTCGTGCGCAACCCCGCCGTGCTGCCGACGGGGCGCAACCTCCACGGCTTCGACCCGTTCCGCATCCCCTCGGCCTTCGCGGTCGACCAGGGCCGGCGTCAGGCCGAGCAGGTGCTGGCGCGCTACCTCGCCGAAAGCCGGCGCGTGCCCGAAACCGTGGCGCTGGTGCTGTGGGGCACCGACAACCTGAAGAGCGAGGGCGGCCCGATCGCCCAGGCGCTGGCGCTGCTCGGCGCCGTGCCGCGCTTCGACAGCTTCGGGCGCCTGTGCGGCGCCGCGCTCCGCCCGCTCGGCGAGCTCCAGCGCCCGCGCATCGACGTGCTGATGACGCTGTCCGGCATCTTCCGCGACCTGCTGCCGCTCCAGACCACGCTGCTCGCCGAGGCCGCCTGGCTGGCCGCCACGGCCGACGAGCCGGAGGATGGCAACTTCGTCCGCAAGCACGCACTCCGCTACAAGGCCGAGGTGGGCTGCGACATGGAGACGGCGGCGCTGCGCGTCTTCTCCAACGCCGACGGCACCTACGGCTCCAACGTCAACCTCCTGGTCGACTCGGGCGCCTGGGTCGGCGAGGGCGAGCTCGGGGCCGCCTTCGCGGCGCGCAAGAGCTTCGCCTACGACCGCAAGGGCCGGTCGACCCAGCAGGCGGCGCTGCTCCAGCACGCGCTGGCCGACGTCGACCTCGCCTATCAGAACCTCGAATCGGTCGAGCTCGGCGTCACCACGATCGACCACTACTTCGACTCGCTCGGCGGCGTGTCGCGCGCGGCCGCCTCGGCGCGGGGCGGCGCGCCCGTCCCGGTCTACATCGCCGACGCGACGCGCGGGGCCGCCAAGGTCCGCTCGCTCGCCGAGCAGGTCGCGCTGGAGACGCGGTCGCGGTCGCTGAACCCGAAGTGGTACGAGGCCATGCTGGAGCACGGCTCGGAGGGCGTGCGCCAGATCGAGAGCCAAGTGACCAACACCATGGGCTGGTCGGCCACCACCGGCCAGGTCGACCCGTGGGTGTACCGCCGCCTCGCGGAAACCTTCGTGCTCGACGACGCCATGCGCGAGCGCCTGGCCTCGCTCAACCCCGTCGCCTCCGCCCGCGTCGCCAACCGGCTGATCGAGGCGCAGGAGCGCAGCTATTGGACGCCGACCGAGGCCGAGCTCGACGCGCTGCGCGCCGCGGGCGACGAGCTCGAGGACCGGCTGGAAGGCATCGCGCCCTCGCGCCAACCCCAGGGAGTCGCCGCATGA
- the bchB gene encoding ferredoxin:protochlorophyllide reductase (ATP-dependent) subunit B, whose amino-acid sequence MQLSVWTYEGPPHVGAMRVATAMSGVHFVLHAPQGDTYADLLFTMIERRDARPPVTYTTFQARDLGGDTAELFQTTLADAYARFSPQALLVGSSCTAELIQDDPGGLARALDLPVPVIPLELHSYQRKENWGAAETFYALVRALAGKSGAPRADARPSCNVLGPTALGFRHRDDVVEVRRLLKSMGVAVNVVAPLGASPADVARLGDADFNVVLYPEIAGTAARWLKKTFGQPIVETVPIGVKATERFIAEVAALAGVDPAPALAAGSRLPWYSRSVDSNYLTGKRVFVFGDATHAVAAARVARDEFGFAVVGLGTYSREQAREVRAAAAEFGLDALITDDSLEVEAAIVAAAPELVLGTQMERHVAKRLRVACAVISSPVHVQDFPARHSPQMGFEGANVLWDTWVHPLMMGLEEHLLGMFREDREFHDGAGASHLGASHAAGSVLLPTGGNRAPIPASRDGTRVSAQRKDEGESAARASNPSFVPTSSGHLLPVGEKGEPAQILWTPDAERELKKIPFFVRGKARRNTEAFAELGGLAEITLETLYDAKAHFGGR is encoded by the coding sequence ATGCAGCTCTCCGTCTGGACCTACGAAGGCCCGCCCCACGTCGGCGCGATGCGGGTCGCGACCGCCATGTCGGGCGTCCACTTCGTGCTGCACGCCCCGCAGGGCGACACCTACGCCGACCTGCTCTTCACCATGATCGAGCGGCGGGACGCGCGCCCGCCGGTCACCTACACGACGTTCCAGGCCCGCGACCTCGGCGGCGACACGGCCGAGCTGTTCCAGACGACGCTCGCCGACGCCTACGCGCGGTTCTCGCCGCAGGCCCTGCTGGTCGGCTCGTCCTGCACGGCCGAGCTGATCCAGGACGACCCCGGCGGCCTCGCCCGCGCGCTCGACCTGCCGGTGCCGGTCATCCCGCTGGAGCTCCACTCCTACCAGCGCAAGGAGAACTGGGGCGCGGCGGAAACCTTCTACGCGCTCGTCCGCGCGCTGGCGGGGAAGAGCGGCGCGCCGCGCGCCGACGCCCGCCCGAGCTGCAACGTCCTCGGCCCCACGGCGCTCGGCTTCCGCCACCGCGACGACGTGGTGGAGGTGCGCCGTCTCCTCAAGAGCATGGGTGTCGCGGTGAACGTGGTGGCGCCGCTCGGCGCCTCGCCGGCCGACGTGGCGCGGCTCGGCGATGCCGACTTCAACGTCGTGCTCTACCCCGAGATCGCCGGCACGGCGGCGCGCTGGCTGAAGAAGACCTTCGGTCAGCCGATAGTCGAGACCGTGCCGATCGGCGTCAAGGCCACGGAGCGATTCATCGCCGAGGTCGCGGCCCTCGCCGGGGTCGACCCCGCGCCGGCCCTCGCCGCGGGGTCGCGGCTGCCGTGGTACTCGCGCTCGGTCGACTCCAACTACCTCACCGGCAAGCGCGTCTTCGTGTTCGGCGACGCCACCCACGCGGTGGCGGCGGCCCGCGTGGCGCGCGACGAGTTCGGCTTCGCGGTCGTGGGCCTCGGCACCTATTCGCGCGAGCAGGCCCGCGAGGTGCGCGCCGCCGCGGCCGAGTTCGGCCTCGACGCGCTGATCACCGACGACTCGCTTGAGGTCGAGGCCGCGATCGTGGCGGCGGCGCCGGAGCTGGTGCTCGGCACCCAGATGGAGCGCCACGTGGCGAAGCGCCTGCGCGTCGCCTGTGCGGTGATCTCGTCGCCCGTCCACGTGCAGGACTTCCCGGCCCGCCACTCGCCGCAGATGGGGTTCGAGGGCGCCAACGTGCTCTGGGACACCTGGGTCCACCCGCTGATGATGGGGCTGGAGGAGCACCTCCTCGGCATGTTCCGCGAGGACCGCGAGTTCCACGACGGCGCGGGGGCCTCGCACCTGGGCGCCTCGCACGCGGCCGGGTCCGTCCTCCTCCCCACTGGGGGGAATCGGGCACCCATCCCGGCGAGCCGGGATGGGACCCGGGTGTCCGCGCAGCGGAAGGATGAGGGGGAAAGCGCCGCGCGTGCTTCAAACCCCTCATTCGTCCCGACTTCGTCGGGCCACCTTCTCCCCGTTGGGGAGAAGGGCGAACCCGCTCAGATCCTCTGGACCCCCGACGCCGAGCGCGAGCTGAAGAAGATCCCCTTCTTCGTGCGCGGCAAGGCGCGCCGCAACACCGAAGCCTTCGCCGAACTCGGCGGCCTCGCCGAGATCACGCTGGAGACGCTGTATGACGCCAAAGCGCATTTCGGAGGCCGCTGA
- the bchL gene encoding ferredoxin:protochlorophyllide reductase (ATP-dependent) iron-sulfur ATP-binding protein, with protein MDGKIEGAKVFAVYGKGGIGKSTTSSNLSVAFSKLGKRVLQIGCDPKHDSTFTLTKSLIPTVIDVLESVEFHAEELRPEDFVVEGYNGVMCVEAGGPPAGTGCGGYVVGQTVKLLKEHHLLEDTDVVIFDVLGDVVCGGFAAPLQHAERAVVVTANDFDSIFAMNRIVAAIGAKAKNYDVRLAGVIANRSAGTDEIDRFNAATGLTRLAHFPDLDAIRRSRLKKSTLFEMPPSPELDAVKDEYLRLAATLWAGTVPCEGRAMRDRDIFDFLGFD; from the coding sequence ATGGACGGCAAGATCGAGGGCGCCAAGGTCTTCGCCGTCTACGGCAAGGGCGGCATCGGCAAGTCCACCACCTCGTCCAACCTGTCGGTGGCCTTCTCCAAGCTCGGCAAGCGGGTGCTGCAGATCGGCTGCGACCCGAAGCACGACTCCACCTTCACGCTCACCAAGAGCCTGATCCCCACCGTCATCGACGTGCTGGAATCGGTGGAGTTCCACGCCGAGGAGCTGCGCCCCGAGGATTTCGTGGTCGAGGGCTACAACGGCGTCATGTGCGTCGAGGCCGGCGGTCCACCGGCCGGCACGGGCTGCGGGGGCTACGTGGTCGGCCAGACCGTGAAGCTCCTCAAGGAGCACCACCTCCTGGAGGACACCGACGTCGTGATCTTCGACGTGCTCGGCGACGTCGTGTGCGGCGGCTTCGCGGCGCCGCTCCAGCACGCCGAGCGCGCCGTCGTGGTCACGGCCAACGACTTCGACTCCATCTTCGCCATGAACCGCATCGTCGCGGCGATCGGCGCCAAGGCGAAGAACTACGACGTTCGCCTCGCCGGCGTCATCGCCAACCGCTCGGCCGGCACGGACGAGATCGACCGCTTCAACGCGGCGACGGGCCTCACCCGCCTCGCCCACTTCCCCGACCTCGACGCCATCCGCCGCTCGCGGCTGAAGAAGTCGACGCTGTTCGAGATGCCGCCCTCGCCCGAGCTCGACGCCGTCAAGGACGAGTACCTGCGCCTCGCCGCGACGCTGTGGGCCGGCACCGTCCCCTGCGAGGGCCGCGCCATGCGCGACCGCGACATCTTCGACTTCCTGGGGTTCGACTGA
- a CDS encoding ferredoxin:protochlorophyllide reductase (ATP-dependent) subunit N, with the protein MNAPVPPAALGCVDAPVLRERGQREVFCGLTGIVWLHRKIQDAFFLVVGSRTCAHLMQSAAGVMIFAEPRFATAILEERDLAGLADANEELDRVVARLLERRPDIKLLFLVGSCPSEVIKLDLSRAALRLNRAFGPDLRVLNYSGSGIETTFTEGEDACLASLVPEMPAAGMDAAPSLLVVGTLADVVEDQFRRLFAAMGIDRVDFLPPRRAGALPAVRPNTAMLLAQPFLAETARRLEERGATRLHAPMPLGAEGTTLWLSAAAARFGVPQDVVDAVTAAPRERAARALAPHRERLEGRSIFFFPDSQLEVPLARTLSRELGMRPVEVGTPFLHRQHLAADLALLPAGTPLSEGQDVDRQLDRCRDAAPDLVVCGLGLANPLEAEGFATKWSIELLFTPIQGFEQAGDLAELFARPLRRRAALRV; encoded by the coding sequence ATGAACGCGCCCGTCCCCCCGGCCGCGCTCGGCTGCGTCGACGCGCCGGTGCTGCGCGAGCGCGGGCAGCGCGAGGTCTTCTGCGGCCTCACCGGCATCGTGTGGCTGCACCGCAAGATCCAGGACGCCTTCTTCCTCGTCGTCGGCTCGCGCACATGCGCGCACCTGATGCAGTCGGCCGCCGGGGTGATGATCTTCGCCGAGCCGCGCTTCGCCACCGCGATCCTGGAGGAGCGCGACCTCGCCGGCCTCGCCGACGCCAACGAGGAACTCGACCGCGTGGTCGCGCGGCTCCTGGAGCGCCGGCCCGACATCAAGCTCCTGTTCCTCGTCGGCTCCTGCCCGTCCGAGGTCATCAAGCTCGACCTGTCGCGCGCCGCGCTGCGGCTGAACCGCGCCTTCGGGCCCGACCTGCGCGTGCTGAACTATTCCGGCTCCGGCATCGAGACCACCTTCACCGAGGGCGAGGACGCATGCCTCGCCTCCCTGGTTCCCGAGATGCCGGCGGCCGGGATGGACGCCGCACCGAGCCTGCTCGTCGTCGGCACGCTGGCCGACGTGGTCGAGGACCAGTTCCGCCGGCTGTTCGCGGCCATGGGCATCGATCGCGTCGACTTCCTGCCGCCGCGCCGGGCCGGCGCGCTGCCGGCCGTCAGGCCCAACACCGCGATGCTGCTGGCCCAGCCCTTCCTCGCCGAGACGGCGCGCCGGCTGGAGGAGCGCGGCGCAACCCGCCTCCACGCCCCCATGCCGCTCGGCGCCGAGGGCACGACGCTGTGGCTGTCCGCCGCGGCGGCGCGGTTCGGCGTCCCGCAGGACGTCGTCGACGCCGTCACGGCCGCGCCGCGCGAGCGGGCCGCGCGGGCGCTGGCACCCCATCGCGAGCGGCTCGAAGGTCGCTCGATCTTCTTCTTCCCCGATTCGCAGCTCGAAGTCCCGCTCGCCCGCACCCTGTCGCGCGAGCTCGGCATGCGGCCCGTCGAGGTCGGCACGCCCTTCCTCCACCGCCAGCACCTCGCCGCCGACCTCGCCCTGCTGCCGGCCGGCACGCCCCTCAGCGAGGGCCAGGACGTCGACCGGCAGCTCGACCGCTGCCGCGATGCCGCGCCGGACCTCGTCGTCTGCGGCCTCGGCCTCGCCAACCCGCTCGAAGCGGAGGGCTTCGCTACCAAGTGGTCGATCGAGCTGCTGTTCACGCCCATCCAGGGCTTCGAGCAGGCCGGCGACCTCGCCGAACTCTTCGCCCGGCCGCTGCGCCGGCGCGCGGCGCTGAGGGTGTAG